DNA sequence from the Armigeres subalbatus isolate Guangzhou_Male chromosome 1, GZ_Asu_2, whole genome shotgun sequence genome:
GTCCGGATTGTTCTTCCTCCTGATTGGCACAACTCTCGGAGCAACAAGAATAATCACACGAGATGTATTCAATCCAGCGCTGGCGCTGAATATCATTGAAAACTTCCGTGTTACGATGACCTTCTTTCCACCGGCTGCAGCACTGGAACTTTTGAAGCACGAACGAGCTCCAAATACGGATTTTACCAGCATCCGAGTATTGTTCAGTGGGGGATCAGCCGTTTCTGCCGAACTGAAATACGCACTTGAAAAATTGATAACGCATGCTACCTGTCATGTGGGGTACGGTTTGTCGGAAATAGGAGGCGTTGCAACATGCAGCGATGCCGATACGTACCGCGGTGGGTCCACCGGATATCTAAGTTCACTTGTGCAAGCGAAGATCGTTGATACGGATGGCAAAGCGTTGGGTATTGGGAAACAGGGAGAGATCTTGCTAAAACCGGTCTTCAAATTCTTGGGCTACTATGGGAACGACACAGCTACGGCAGAAGCGTTGGATGAAGAAGGTTGGTTACACACTGGAGACATTGGACAATTCGATGAAGATGGTTTACTATACGTGGTCGACCGCAAAAAGGACATTATCAAGTACGGCAATTACCAAATATCTCCGAGTGAACTGGAAGCTGTTGTACAAGCAATTCCTGGAGTTTTAAACGTATGCGTTGCCGGAATACCGATACCGGGAAACGATTTACCCGCAGCACTTGTGGTTAAAGGCGAAGGCATGGATGTCAAATCTGACGATATTCATGAAGTTGTAAACGGAAGCTTAGGTAGCTACAAACAACTTCGCGGAGGAGTGTACTTTATAAAGCAGCTCCCAATGACGCCTTCTGGGAAAGTTATTCGAAGACAATGCAAAGAAATTCTAATCGAGCGGTACAACAATATCGGGAAATAGAAAACTTTCTGCTAAAAAAAGGGACATTTTAACAGGTTTTGACtttatatttgtttttaattgtCTGTTTATCGAAATTTATCATTATCATTTTGACGTATTCACTAAATACTATATAAATAACTACAATAAAAAGTGTATTGATTTATTACtgctttttgacccttccttcggaagtgtctataatttcactttgtatgcgttacgcagatgtgttatgtattaatctatcaagaaatctcgtgaattattaaataaaatgtatgatatttgaaacaaattcactttgatattgaaaatataattataac
Encoded proteins:
- the LOC134214209 gene encoding luciferin 4-monooxygenase-like, producing the protein MRSPRDIFTFYDPTTKIWRGTNVQPLYNPNQSLGAFLLTVLNHSPQQITQISADTGVQVTCGEMRLRTIRAAQNLARMGYGQGNIFTMAVRNDENAAPVLFACFTLGIPVNTLDASFKRDDLSHMLATIRSQVVFCDQETWPEMKVALQMTKNDAVVFILGGDKVDGCRHVDELLEATGKEYQFVPQHFEDAATRVAIIVCSSGTTGRPKGVCLSHSTCIANLSTISDIYSSDVLLCFSSLYWLSGLFFLLIGTTLGATRIITRDVFNPALALNIIENFRVTMTFFPPAAALELLKHERAPNTDFTSIRVLFSGGSAVSAELKYALEKLITHATCHVGYGLSEIGGVATCSDADTYRGGSTGYLSSLVQAKIVDTDGKALGIGKQGEILLKPVFKFLGYYGNDTATAEALDEEGWLHTGDIGQFDEDGLLYVVDRKKDIIKYGNYQISPSELEAVVQAIPGVLNVCVAGIPIPGNDLPAALVVKGEGMDVKSDDIHEVVNGSLGSYKQLRGGVYFIKQLPMTPSGKVIRRQCKEILIERYNNIGK